A single region of the Bacillus cereus genome encodes:
- a CDS encoding Lrp/AsnC family transcriptional regulator has translation MKGLVYIIDQTDFEILKLLGENSRIQWKELGQKIHMTGQAVGNRIRRLEDLGIIEQYTIAINRIKLGQVVTAFVTLFVTTANHQEFMNFFQGEEGISEVHRISGDGCYLLKTHFASNEELDNFLGRLLKYGNYRVNLSIGKLK, from the coding sequence GTGAAAGGATTGGTTTATATCATTGATCAAACGGATTTTGAGATACTAAAATTATTAGGAGAAAACTCAAGAATACAATGGAAAGAACTTGGTCAGAAAATACATATGACGGGGCAGGCTGTAGGAAATCGAATTCGGAGATTAGAGGATTTAGGAATTATTGAACAATATACAATCGCAATAAACCGAATCAAATTAGGACAAGTAGTGACTGCATTTGTTACTTTGTTCGTAACAACAGCTAATCATCAAGAGTTTATGAATTTCTTTCAAGGAGAAGAAGGGATTTCTGAAGTACATCGTATAAGTGGTGATGGATGTTATTTATTAAAAACACATTTTGCTTCCAATGAAGAATTAGATAACTTTCTAGGACGATTATTAAAGTACGGGAATTACCGTGTTAACCTATCAATAGGGAAGTTAAAATAA